From Vibrio aerogenes, a single genomic window includes:
- the fos gene encoding fosfomycin resistance glutathione transferase, translating to MLSGLNHITITVSDLERSLHFYTHTLGMKAHVKWNQGAYLSLGSLWFCLSCGTPCPKTDYTHIAFDIPAEHFTAFTARLALTGIREWKVNRSEGASLYLLDPDGHQLEIHAGDLKSRLESLKSVPYTGMEWL from the coding sequence ATGCTGTCTGGTTTGAATCATATTACAATTACTGTCAGTGACTTAGAACGATCGCTTCACTTTTATACGCACACACTGGGGATGAAAGCACATGTAAAATGGAATCAGGGGGCATATTTGTCGCTTGGTTCCCTGTGGTTTTGCCTGTCTTGTGGGACGCCTTGTCCGAAAACTGATTATACACATATTGCTTTTGATATTCCGGCTGAACATTTTACTGCCTTTACAGCGCGACTGGCGCTGACTGGTATCCGGGAGTGGAAAGTGAACCGGAGTGAAGGGGCGTCTTTGTACCTGCTTGACCCGGATGGACATCAGCTTGAAATCCATGCCGGTGATCTCAAAAGCAGGCTGGAAAGTCTTAAGTCAGTGCCGTATACCGGGATGGAGTGGCTCTGA
- the qhpR gene encoding AraC-like transcriptional regulator QhpR: MQKTVVSHQHITSALSQRLSANQGVLSAAATGLDDFITRVGGNADQILGCCDVDPEIIVSPTQSIKLVNYCRVLEEAASQADYDNFGLHYGKQFQPQSLGLIGYIGLCSATLEEALRNVACAFHWHQHDTFVQLTDMKDCWRFDYQIRHGAIICRRQDAELTLGMIMNLIRSATGVKWAPREVHFEHPRPEQWHDHCKVFDAPVYFDQPYNSLIIPKTDVVRPMPNHDPMLLSVMLDALQHLNTTSYRQNIVEQTRAQIQISLIHGEPDLEATADQLGMSRWSLQRRLQQENITFSRLVDHVRCELATHYLKQQKLPISEMGMLLGYSETSAFSRAFKRWFGVSPRQFRQHMSG, translated from the coding sequence ATGCAAAAAACGGTGGTCTCTCATCAACATATAACCAGTGCGCTCAGCCAGCGTCTCTCTGCCAATCAGGGCGTGCTGTCTGCGGCTGCAACGGGGCTGGATGACTTTATAACCCGGGTCGGCGGCAATGCGGATCAAATTCTTGGCTGTTGTGATGTTGACCCGGAAATCATTGTCAGCCCAACACAAAGTATCAAATTAGTGAATTATTGCCGTGTGCTTGAAGAAGCTGCATCACAGGCAGACTACGACAATTTCGGACTTCATTATGGCAAGCAGTTTCAGCCACAATCGCTGGGACTCATTGGCTATATCGGCTTGTGTTCTGCAACGCTGGAAGAAGCTTTAAGAAATGTTGCCTGTGCTTTTCACTGGCATCAGCATGATACATTTGTTCAGCTGACGGATATGAAAGACTGCTGGCGGTTTGATTATCAGATTCGTCATGGTGCAATCATCTGCCGACGTCAGGATGCCGAGCTGACGCTGGGCATGATCATGAACCTGATTCGCTCAGCAACCGGCGTCAAATGGGCACCCCGTGAAGTTCATTTCGAACACCCCCGCCCGGAACAGTGGCACGACCACTGCAAAGTATTTGACGCACCGGTTTACTTTGATCAGCCATATAATTCACTGATTATTCCTAAAACCGATGTTGTCCGTCCCATGCCAAATCATGATCCCATGTTATTGAGTGTCATGTTGGATGCCTTACAACATTTGAATACAACATCATACCGTCAGAACATCGTCGAGCAAACCCGGGCTCAGATACAGATTTCACTGATTCACGGCGAGCCGGATCTGGAAGCAACAGCAGATCAGCTTGGCATGTCACGCTGGTCGTTACAACGGCGTCTGCAGCAGGAAAATATTACCTTTTCCCGACTCGTGGACCATGTGCGGTGCGAACTGGCAACCCATTACCTGAAACAGCAAAAATTACCCATTTCAGAAATGGGTATGCTGCTGGGTTATTCGGAAACCAGTGCTTTTTCCAGAGCATTTAAGCGCTGGTTTGGCGTCAGTCCCCGCCAGTTCAGACAGCATATGTCAGGCTAA
- a CDS encoding GNAT family N-acetyltransferase yields MYPDAITSERHQNVRLIRMTIRYLPEVSRLKVNEEQLPFVGHIMDILSIVSGTVYPHLVMAGEKIVGFFLIDTAYGERYDFAHSDSLGLRGFFIDRQFQGKGYGKQAVQLLSVYLPPEYPDHQSIYLTVNCRNPGAQHCYLNAGFNETNQLYYGGDAGPQHVMKLDFQ; encoded by the coding sequence ATGTATCCGGATGCTATAACAAGTGAACGCCATCAGAATGTCAGGCTTATCCGGATGACGATCAGGTACTTACCTGAAGTCTCCCGGCTGAAAGTGAATGAGGAACAACTTCCGTTTGTCGGGCATATCATGGATATCCTGAGTATTGTCAGTGGGACGGTTTATCCGCATCTGGTGATGGCGGGTGAGAAGATCGTCGGTTTTTTTCTTATCGATACCGCTTACGGCGAACGTTATGATTTTGCGCACTCCGATAGCCTTGGATTGCGGGGATTTTTTATTGATCGGCAGTTTCAGGGAAAGGGATATGGGAAACAAGCTGTTCAGCTTTTATCCGTGTATCTGCCACCGGAATATCCCGATCATCAGTCGATATACCTTACCGTTAATTGCAGAAATCCCGGCGCTCAACACTGCTACCTGAACGCGGGTTTTAATGAGACGAACCAACTATACTATGGCGGGGATGCCGGGCCACAACACGTGATGAAACTTGATTTTCAATGA
- a CDS encoding metallophosphoesterase family protein translates to MTDLMSNQKVPGRIPLSTDFSAPGWAHFRSEQPAVSSSLIYAVGDIHGHDALLEKMLDAIQADRQTALAEKACIIFLGDYIDRGPHSRQVVDRLLKAEKQDSSVSHIFLLGNHEQWLIDFIRERPVLPVWGSQGGLETLLSYGVPRQLILQGLTDDKAAAAVRQVFLEQLPESHRLFFLSLKQSVEVDDYFFVHAGVDPIRPLDNQSLQSLIWIRHKFLHSKMDFGKVVVHGHTPSALPESLPNRINLDSGIYYRGVLRCAVLEGTSRYLIQVE, encoded by the coding sequence ATGACCGATCTGATGAGCAATCAAAAAGTACCAGGCAGAATCCCTTTATCAACCGACTTCTCCGCTCCGGGCTGGGCTCATTTCCGTTCTGAGCAACCGGCCGTCTCGTCATCTCTCATTTATGCTGTGGGCGATATTCATGGCCATGATGCTTTACTTGAAAAAATGCTGGATGCAATTCAGGCAGACCGTCAGACTGCACTGGCAGAGAAGGCGTGTATCATCTTTCTCGGTGACTATATTGACCGGGGACCACACAGCAGACAAGTTGTCGATCGCCTGCTGAAAGCTGAAAAGCAGGATTCGTCAGTAAGCCATATATTTCTTCTGGGGAATCACGAACAATGGCTCATTGATTTTATCCGGGAGCGGCCGGTTCTCCCTGTTTGGGGGAGTCAGGGCGGGCTGGAAACGCTGTTATCTTATGGTGTACCACGTCAGCTTATTTTACAGGGGCTCACTGATGATAAAGCTGCTGCTGCAGTTCGGCAGGTTTTTCTGGAGCAATTACCTGAGTCGCACCGGCTTTTTTTTCTGTCACTGAAGCAGTCAGTTGAAGTTGATGACTATTTTTTCGTCCATGCGGGTGTTGATCCCATCCGTCCTCTGGACAATCAGAGCCTTCAGTCCCTGATATGGATCAGACATAAATTTCTCCACTCTAAAATGGACTTCGGTAAAGTTGTTGTCCATGGTCATACCCCAAGTGCCCTGCCTGAAAGTTTGCCGAACCGGATTAATCTGGATTCCGGTATTTATTACAGAGGTGTTCTCCGTTGCGCAGTGCTTGAAGGCACTTCACGCTATCTGATTCAGGTTGAATGA
- the eat gene encoding ethanolamine permease, which produces MTGKLKPTLGTIHLWGIAVGLVISGEYFGWSYGWGVAGTLGFLVTTLIVAAMYTCFIFSFTELTTAIPHAGGPFAYSRRAFGETGGLIAGLATLIEFVFAPPAIAMAIGAYLNVQYPELNPKYAAVGAYLIFMGLNILGVKLAAMFELCVTVLAVIELLVFMGVVAPDFSMTNFMLNGWAGSEHFSAGTVSSIFAAIPFAIWFFLAIEGAAMAAEEAKDPKRTIPRAYISGILTLVVLALGVMMFAGGAGDWQKLSGINDPLPQAMKMVVGDNSGWLHMLVWIGLFGLIASFHGIILGYSRQFFALARAGYLPKSLSNLSRFDTPHRAIIAGGVIGIIAIFSDGIINLQGMSLTAAMITMAVFGAIVMYMMSMLSLFRLRRLEPGMSRSYKAPFYPIVPAIALVLSVVSFIAMIWFNFTIALIFAAMMFVGYLYFRATQQQRDEAVQDLMLVGE; this is translated from the coding sequence ATGACAGGGAAATTAAAACCGACACTCGGAACAATCCACCTATGGGGTATTGCTGTCGGGTTGGTCATATCAGGAGAATATTTTGGCTGGAGTTATGGTTGGGGCGTTGCTGGCACACTTGGATTTTTAGTGACCACTTTAATTGTTGCTGCGATGTATACCTGTTTTATCTTTAGTTTTACCGAACTGACTACGGCAATCCCACATGCTGGCGGGCCGTTTGCTTACAGCCGTCGTGCATTTGGTGAAACCGGTGGTTTAATTGCCGGTCTGGCAACTTTGATTGAATTTGTCTTTGCACCACCGGCGATTGCGATGGCGATTGGTGCCTACCTGAATGTTCAGTACCCGGAACTGAATCCTAAATACGCTGCAGTAGGTGCGTATCTGATTTTCATGGGACTTAATATTCTGGGCGTTAAACTGGCTGCGATGTTTGAGCTGTGTGTGACAGTTTTGGCGGTCATTGAGCTGTTAGTTTTCATGGGTGTCGTTGCACCGGATTTCAGTATGACAAACTTTATGCTAAATGGTTGGGCAGGCAGTGAGCATTTCAGTGCCGGTACCGTTTCAAGTATTTTTGCGGCAATTCCTTTTGCTATCTGGTTTTTCCTTGCAATTGAGGGGGCAGCAATGGCTGCGGAAGAAGCGAAAGATCCGAAACGAACTATCCCGAGAGCTTACATTTCCGGGATTTTGACGCTGGTCGTACTGGCGCTGGGTGTCATGATGTTTGCCGGTGGAGCCGGGGACTGGCAGAAACTGTCTGGCATTAATGATCCGTTGCCTCAGGCGATGAAGATGGTCGTTGGTGATAATTCAGGCTGGTTACATATGCTGGTATGGATTGGCTTATTTGGTCTGATCGCAAGTTTCCATGGGATTATTCTGGGCTATTCCCGTCAGTTTTTTGCTTTGGCGCGGGCAGGCTATTTACCCAAAAGTTTATCAAACCTGTCACGGTTTGATACCCCGCACCGGGCAATTATCGCCGGCGGTGTGATCGGAATTATTGCCATTTTCAGTGATGGCATTATTAACCTGCAGGGAATGAGCCTGACGGCAGCCATGATCACCATGGCGGTATTCGGTGCCATTGTCATGTATATGATGAGTATGCTGAGTCTGTTCCGGTTACGTCGTCTTGAACCGGGTATGAGCCGGAGTTACAAAGCACCGTTTTATCCCATCGTTCCGGCAATCGCATTGGTCTTATCTGTCGTGTCATTTATCGCGATGATTTGGTTTAACTTCACGATTGCCCTGATATTTGCGGCGATGATGTTTGTCGGATATCTCTATTTCAGGGCGACACAGCAACAGCGTGATGAGGCCGTTCAAGACTTGATGTTAGTTGGTGAATAA
- a CDS encoding phosphotransferase enzyme family protein encodes MSTEQYDTLTDQQITYLAQQLLQTYPSQYAGQIRLLCRSENATFKITTARHRYAMRIHRCGYHNKNNILSELAWLNALRETGIIVPEAIAGNNGDYVQTITSADGTIRHAVLFHWIDGDMPTSEVNPESFQQLGAITAHLHQQSRQWDKPDYFDRLLWNFQTMVTDQSHWGRWQDAPNLRQADHPIIEESLQQVYTALHDYGQDANRFGLIHADLRLTNLLLHEGETRVIDFDDCGMGWYMHDLAAAISFNEHLPNAQAWVENWITGYERIGHLTQADIDIIPAMIIQRRIQMLAWTGTHAETEMTQSLGHQWADESVRLCRKFLETQALPVGI; translated from the coding sequence ATGTCAACAGAACAATATGACACCCTGACGGATCAGCAAATCACTTATCTGGCACAACAGTTATTACAAACCTATCCCAGTCAATATGCCGGACAAATTCGCCTGTTGTGTCGTTCTGAAAATGCGACCTTCAAAATTACTACAGCCAGACATCGGTATGCGATGCGGATTCATCGCTGTGGCTATCACAATAAGAATAATATTCTTAGTGAACTGGCCTGGCTAAATGCGTTAAGGGAAACAGGAATCATTGTTCCGGAAGCGATTGCAGGAAATAATGGTGACTATGTTCAGACTATAACGTCAGCCGATGGCACAATCAGACATGCCGTTTTATTCCACTGGATCGATGGCGATATGCCAACATCTGAAGTTAATCCGGAATCTTTTCAACAGCTTGGTGCGATTACTGCTCATCTGCATCAACAGAGTCGTCAATGGGACAAGCCTGACTATTTTGATCGTCTGTTGTGGAATTTTCAGACCATGGTCACCGATCAAAGCCACTGGGGGCGCTGGCAGGATGCTCCAAATCTCAGGCAGGCCGATCATCCGATTATCGAAGAAAGTTTACAGCAGGTTTATACCGCACTGCACGATTACGGCCAGGATGCTAACCGGTTCGGCCTGATTCATGCCGATTTACGCCTGACGAATCTGTTACTGCATGAGGGAGAAACCCGCGTGATTGATTTTGATGATTGTGGCATGGGCTGGTATATGCATGATTTAGCGGCAGCCATCAGCTTTAATGAACACTTGCCAAATGCACAGGCATGGGTAGAAAACTGGATCACAGGCTATGAACGGATCGGACATTTAACCCAGGCAGATATCGATATTATCCCGGCCATGATTATTCAGCGACGTATCCAGATGCTGGCATGGACCGGCACCCATGCAGAAACAGAAATGACCCAAAGCCTTGGTCATCAATGGGCGGATGAGTCAGTGCGTTTATGCAGGAAATTTCTCGAAACGCAGGCACTACCAGTGGGCATTTAA
- a CDS encoding DeoR/GlpR family DNA-binding transcription regulator — translation MLQHVRLHRIQTLLSNHQQVSTERLIRELGVSRETIRRDIITLENQNLVRRVHGGIVALQVPQQEAPLTERQASQTKEKKAIAQTLAEMLSPGQTIFIDSGSTTTRVAEALSTMSGLTIITNNIQAALRLNASEGREQLNNQIILLGGDLQADAKETRGEETLNTIYRYRADMAVLSPVGICGYGASSFYRWESAIAEAMIRQSNQCTLLADHTKIGKQSRFYYARPEQITTVITDSKASEHEQFQTLEQQYRQMIIAK, via the coding sequence ATGTTACAGCATGTCAGATTACACCGGATTCAGACGCTGCTTTCTAATCATCAGCAGGTCAGTACAGAACGCTTAATCCGGGAACTGGGCGTTTCCAGAGAAACGATTCGCCGCGATATTATCACTCTGGAGAATCAGAACCTGGTCCGGCGCGTCCATGGCGGGATTGTGGCACTTCAGGTACCTCAGCAGGAAGCCCCGCTGACAGAACGGCAAGCCAGTCAAACGAAAGAAAAAAAGGCAATCGCACAAACACTGGCGGAAATGCTCTCTCCGGGGCAAACCATATTCATTGATTCAGGGAGCACAACAACCCGGGTGGCTGAAGCGCTTTCTACGATGTCTGGTCTGACCATTATCACCAACAATATTCAGGCCGCGCTGAGGCTGAATGCCTCGGAAGGCCGGGAACAGCTGAATAATCAGATCATCTTACTGGGGGGCGATTTACAGGCTGATGCGAAAGAAACCAGAGGTGAAGAAACGCTGAACACAATCTACCGATACCGGGCCGATATGGCGGTGCTCTCACCAGTTGGCATTTGCGGCTACGGCGCCAGCAGTTTTTATCGCTGGGAAAGTGCAATTGCCGAAGCCATGATTCGCCAGTCAAATCAATGTACTTTGCTGGCAGACCATACCAAAATAGGCAAACAGAGCCGCTTTTATTATGCCCGGCCGGAACAAATCACGACTGTGATTACCGATAGTAAGGCCAGCGAACATGAACAGTTTCAAACACTGGAACAACAATACCGGCAAATGATCATCGCAAAATAA